The Selenomonas sp. AB3002 sequence TCGACTGGCGTTGAAGGACTGGGCAATCAGTACCAGGATAGGCGCATAAAGAAAGAGCACAATGGCTCCCAGATAACCGTTCTTCAGTTTCTCCATCATGACCTCCCCTTCTTTCCCTGTTCCCCGCTGTCGGTGAAGGCCTCCAGCAGGATGTTGAGGATAATGAAGACCATGAGCACCATGGAGAGAGCGCTGCCCAGCTGCCAGTCATAGGCAGCCGTGAACTCCTGCTCGATGATGTTGCCCACCAGCAGCACCTTGTTGCCGCCCAGGAGGGCGCTGATGACGAAAGTGGTGAGGGCGGGAATGAAGACCATAGTGGAGCCACTGACAATCCCCGGCAGGGACAGGGGCAGGAGCACATGGCGCAGAGTCTGCCAGGAATTCGCCCCCAGGTCCCTGGCGGCCTCAATGATGCTTTCATCTATGCGGCTGATGCTCACATAGAGGGGCAGCACCATATAGGGCAGGAAATTATACACCATGCCGATGATGATGGCAGCAGAAGTATTGATGAGGTGCACCTCAGGCAGCCCCAGATAAGCCAAAAACATATTGATAAGGCCGTGCTTCTCCATGATGGTCTGCCAGGCCATGGTGGTAAGCAGTGAGTTCATCCAGAGGGGCAGGAGGAAAAGCAGGAACACCAAAAGCCCCCGGCTCTCTTTCCTCTCCCTTAGGATAAGGCAGAGGGGATAAGCCAGCAAAAGGCAGATAAAGGTGCTG is a genomic window containing:
- a CDS encoding ABC transporter permease; amino-acid sequence: MNERIAAKLATHRFLALPFALWAVLFIVLPLFFVLFTGLTNGAGNFTLENISTVLQSEYLKALGLSVELALVSTFICLLLAYPLCLILRERKESRGLLVFLLFLLPLWMNSLLTTMAWQTIMEKHGLINMFLAYLGLPEVHLINTSAAIIIGMVYNFLPYMVLPLYVSISRIDESIIEAARDLGANSWQTLRHVLLPLSLPGIVSGSTMVFIPALTTFVISALLGGNKVLLVGNIIEQEFTAAYDWQLGSALSMVLMVFIILNILLEAFTDSGEQGKKGRS